From the Marinomonas sp. THO17 genome, one window contains:
- the gspJ gene encoding type II secretion system minor pseudopilin GspJ produces the protein MKATQGGFTLIELLIVMSIMAGIGVVSFQLVATGLQMQNKLDQDSEQFNTVARTWWKLQADLQQLIDRPIKNEYGQDEPALTLDSNQLSFTRAGWLDPMDTERPPYLRVEYRQTENSLKRSFWQELDRPPGSQRLVQNFSSVQSFKVEVLTNEQEWVDTWPRYTNGQEEKALPLAIRLTLAFDNLPEISRIFVIPSYLGNEEAP, from the coding sequence ATGAAAGCCACACAAGGCGGTTTTACATTAATTGAGTTACTGATTGTGATGTCTATTATGGCAGGTATTGGCGTCGTATCATTTCAGTTGGTAGCAACGGGTCTACAGATGCAGAACAAACTGGATCAGGACTCAGAGCAATTTAATACAGTGGCAAGAACATGGTGGAAACTGCAAGCGGATCTACAGCAACTTATTGATCGTCCTATTAAAAATGAATATGGCCAAGATGAACCAGCGTTAACGCTAGACAGCAATCAATTGTCTTTCACTCGCGCAGGGTGGCTCGATCCTATGGATACGGAGCGACCTCCCTATTTGAGAGTAGAGTATCGACAAACTGAAAATTCACTCAAACGATCTTTTTGGCAAGAGCTGGATAGACCGCCGGGCAGTCAAAGATTAGTGCAAAATTTTTCGTCGGTTCAGTCTTTCAAGGTGGAGGTGCTGACCAACGAACAGGAGTGGGTGGATACTTGGCCAAGATATACCAATGGTCAAGAAGAAAAAGCCTTACCATTAGCCATCAGACTAACCTTAGCGTTTGATAATTTACCTGAAATAAGTCGGATATTTGTCATACCATCCTATTTAGGTAATGAGGAGGCGCCATGA
- the gspI gene encoding type II secretion system minor pseudopilin GspI: MISRFNSLQQKGFSLIEVLIALAIIAAVSVVLMNISATTRLNAQHFSKRSIALWVAENRINEIRLALDHQWTISFANKMTEQGGIAWVSRVNIEKNTDSLSRLEIQVSPAEFPNQVIYSLDAYVPTYQLLQVSQ; encoded by the coding sequence ATGATCTCCAGATTCAATAGCCTGCAGCAAAAGGGTTTTTCTCTCATTGAAGTCTTGATTGCATTAGCCATTATTGCAGCAGTGAGTGTCGTGCTAATGAATATTAGTGCGACAACGCGGCTTAATGCGCAACACTTTTCAAAGCGAAGCATCGCTCTTTGGGTGGCGGAGAATCGTATCAATGAAATACGCTTAGCATTGGATCATCAATGGACTATCTCATTCGCAAATAAAATGACTGAGCAAGGGGGCATAGCATGGGTGTCTCGTGTCAATATAGAAAAAAATACCGACTCTCTTTCTAGGCTGGAGATACAGGTCTCACCAGCTGAGTTTCCTAATCAGGTAATCTATTCGCTCGATGCTTATGTGCCGACTTATCAGTTATTGCAGGTATCTCAATGA
- the gspG gene encoding type II secretion system major pseudopilin GspG, with product MNYPILRLHNLKHKQSGFTLLEMLIVLVILASLIGFIAPNLLSRSDDAKITVTKVQMRHIVTALDVYKLDNNSYPSTAQGLEALISKPSGYPEAKNWKEGGYLPKFPLDAWGKAFLYVSPGATSDYDLMSLGADGVEGGSGDDADLSQNDL from the coding sequence ATGAATTACCCAATTTTACGCCTGCATAATTTAAAACATAAGCAATCAGGTTTCACTTTACTAGAAATGTTGATTGTGTTGGTGATCTTAGCGTCACTCATTGGCTTTATTGCACCCAATTTACTGAGCCGTTCCGACGATGCCAAAATCACGGTGACCAAAGTGCAAATGCGTCACATTGTTACGGCATTGGATGTCTATAAGTTAGATAACAATAGCTACCCATCAACGGCGCAAGGGTTAGAGGCATTAATCTCTAAACCTTCAGGGTATCCAGAAGCCAAGAACTGGAAAGAAGGTGGTTATTTACCGAAATTCCCTCTAGATGCTTGGGGCAAGGCGTTCCTCTATGTTAGCCCTGGCGCAACGAGTGACTATGATCTTATGTCATTGGGCGCGGATGGTGTGGAAGGTGGCTCAGGTGACGACGCTGACCTTTCGCAAAATGATTTATAG
- the gspF gene encoding type II secretion system inner membrane protein GspF yields MAAYDYQALDGSGKKQKGVLEAENERHLRKRLSEKGLILLTSKESKHTQSAQLFSPKMSVKERALITRQLATLISAGFPIEEALSGVAKQTKKRKIVSILLSVRSKVLEGHSFARALQDYPNAFSNLYCASIQAGEESGHLADVLVELANFSERAKSNEQKLKMAMLYPAILTIVAIAIVSFLLTSVMPNIVETFQKQNTALPGVTVFMLNLSDALKQHGLGLLAFFLLTGVLYKWLMRKDALQVKRDQIMLLIPFVKEAIKTIQITRYISTLAMLSKSAVPLVDAMRIAAQVLANKVLQKKLAEACRQVKEGTALWKALEATELLPPMMLQLIINGEQSGQLDLMLSKAAYQQEEDTNGWISTLVGLFEPAMLLMMGAIVMLIVAAILLPIMDLNQLLL; encoded by the coding sequence ATGGCAGCTTATGACTATCAAGCACTGGATGGATCAGGTAAAAAGCAAAAAGGGGTTTTGGAAGCGGAGAATGAACGACACCTGAGAAAAAGACTCAGTGAAAAAGGACTTATTTTACTGACCAGCAAAGAAAGTAAACACACGCAAAGTGCTCAGTTGTTTTCGCCAAAAATGTCAGTAAAAGAAAGAGCGTTAATAACCAGACAGCTGGCAACTCTTATCAGTGCAGGATTTCCAATAGAAGAAGCCCTTTCTGGCGTCGCCAAACAAACCAAAAAACGTAAGATAGTAAGCATTTTATTATCTGTCCGTTCTAAAGTCCTAGAAGGCCATTCTTTTGCGAGGGCGCTGCAAGATTACCCCAATGCTTTTTCTAACTTGTATTGTGCCAGTATTCAGGCGGGTGAAGAATCAGGTCATCTTGCTGATGTTTTAGTGGAACTGGCCAATTTCAGTGAACGTGCTAAAAGCAATGAACAAAAGCTGAAAATGGCCATGCTCTATCCGGCCATCTTAACCATAGTGGCTATTGCTATTGTCAGTTTTCTACTGACCTCAGTAATGCCAAACATTGTTGAAACCTTTCAAAAGCAAAATACGGCACTTCCTGGTGTGACTGTATTTATGCTGAATCTGAGTGACGCCCTAAAGCAACATGGGCTTGGCCTATTAGCCTTTTTTCTATTAACTGGCGTGTTATACAAATGGCTGATGAGAAAAGACGCTTTACAAGTAAAACGAGATCAAATCATGTTATTGATCCCTTTTGTAAAAGAAGCCATTAAGACGATACAAATTACTCGTTACATCAGCACACTGGCCATGCTCAGCAAAAGTGCAGTGCCACTAGTGGACGCCATGAGAATTGCTGCTCAAGTCCTTGCCAACAAAGTACTGCAAAAAAAACTTGCTGAGGCGTGTCGTCAGGTTAAGGAAGGGACGGCATTATGGAAAGCTTTAGAGGCAACGGAACTATTACCGCCCATGATGTTACAGTTGATCATAAATGGTGAACAAAGTGGCCAGCTTGATCTCATGTTATCCAAAGCCGCTTATCAACAAGAGGAAGATACAAACGGCTGGATCAGTACTTTAGTTGGCTTATTTGAACCTGCTATGTTGCTCATGATGGGTGCCATAGTGATGTTGATTGTGGCTGCTATTTTGTTGCCCATTATGGACCTTAATCAATTACTTCTCTAA
- the gspE gene encoding type II secretion system ATPase GspE — protein sequence MKLPFAFVEQYGVLLIEQSLSEGGSKWCLVHKETASLNALSEAIRVCPSYPEIEPLSDQDFEQQTILFYQQEGSHTLTQGIDDSIDLSEAADSLAQSEDLLANEDSAPVIRLVNAILSEAIKENASDVHIETFETSMRVRFRIDGVLKEIIKPTRALAPMLISRIKVMAKLDIAEKRLPQDGRLELRLSGQDIDVRVSTIPSTQGERVVLRLLRKEHNLLNLTSLGIPHNELSVIESLIRKPKGILLVTGPTGSGKTTSLYAVLNQLNNGLRNIMTIEDPVEYHIHGIGQTQVNTKAKVTFARGLRAILRQDPDVVMIGEIRDQETADIAIQSSLTGHLVLSTLHTNSAAGAITRLVDMGIEPFLLASSLEGVIAQRLVRKLCDHCKTPIQASDQIKRLMGVALDQAVTVYQANGCEKCFHQGYKGRFGVYEIIEMDSVLKRLIHQKASEMDIESHARTKHPSLLISGLQKASEGATSVEEVLRVAQNSQDEV from the coding sequence ATGAAGCTTCCATTTGCTTTCGTAGAACAATATGGCGTTCTGCTCATTGAACAAAGTTTGTCCGAAGGAGGGTCAAAGTGGTGCCTGGTTCATAAAGAGACTGCCTCTTTAAACGCCCTCTCAGAAGCCATACGAGTGTGTCCCAGCTATCCAGAAATAGAACCGCTCTCAGACCAAGATTTTGAGCAGCAAACGATTCTCTTCTATCAACAAGAGGGCAGTCATACATTAACGCAAGGCATAGACGACAGCATCGACTTGAGTGAAGCAGCAGACTCTCTTGCGCAAAGTGAAGACCTACTAGCTAACGAAGATAGTGCTCCAGTTATTCGTCTAGTGAACGCTATTCTCAGTGAAGCGATTAAAGAGAATGCCTCCGACGTGCATATTGAAACATTTGAAACGAGTATGCGGGTTCGCTTTCGGATCGATGGGGTACTAAAAGAAATTATCAAACCCACTCGCGCTTTGGCACCCATGTTGATCTCTCGAATTAAGGTCATGGCGAAGCTAGACATTGCGGAAAAACGCCTGCCACAGGATGGTCGTCTTGAGTTACGGTTGTCGGGACAAGATATTGATGTGCGTGTCTCTACCATTCCATCCACTCAAGGGGAGCGAGTGGTGTTACGTTTACTGCGTAAAGAGCACAACTTACTTAACTTAACCAGTTTAGGTATTCCCCATAATGAACTTTCAGTCATTGAAAGTCTTATTCGCAAACCAAAAGGTATTTTGCTAGTTACCGGGCCGACTGGCTCGGGAAAAACCACCAGCCTTTATGCTGTTCTTAACCAGTTAAATAATGGCCTACGGAATATCATGACAATTGAAGATCCGGTTGAATATCACATTCACGGTATTGGTCAGACGCAAGTCAACACAAAAGCTAAGGTAACCTTCGCAAGGGGGTTACGAGCCATTCTTCGGCAAGACCCAGATGTGGTCATGATTGGTGAAATTCGTGATCAAGAAACTGCAGATATTGCCATTCAATCCTCGCTTACAGGCCATTTGGTGTTGTCAACGTTACACACAAACAGTGCGGCAGGTGCCATTACTCGACTGGTGGATATGGGCATTGAACCCTTTTTACTTGCCTCTTCTTTAGAAGGCGTTATTGCTCAACGCTTAGTCAGAAAATTATGTGATCACTGTAAAACGCCTATTCAAGCATCTGATCAAATTAAACGCTTAATGGGTGTTGCTTTAGATCAAGCCGTCACTGTGTATCAGGCCAATGGCTGTGAAAAGTGTTTTCATCAGGGCTATAAAGGACGCTTTGGTGTTTATGAAATTATTGAAATGGATAGCGTGTTGAAGCGCTTGATCCATCAAAAAGCCAGTGAAATGGACATTGAATCCCATGCTAGAACAAAACACCCAAGTCTTCTCATAAGCGGACTACAGAAAGCCTCTGAGGGTGCAACCTCTGTTGAAGAAGTACTGCGAGTGGCACAAAATTCACAGGATGAGGTGTGA
- the gspD gene encoding type II secretion system secretin GspD, producing the protein MRILYFLKILLTFVCIFGSYFVFAQTWKINLKQADISTFLNQVAEITGKNFILDPRVKGKITVIANTELDKEGVLQLMFSVLNVHKYAALETSNGIKIVPQDSSKQSGLMFDESGDALSGLIVTRVLPLKGASAIELVPILRPLVPPYGHLAAIGTINALVVSDHADNIRQLERLIERLDSTSEGEIRIVSLTHAWAGDLLNLLNNLSGSKETSSRNDVNGSTTKLIADERTNRIILKGQTSSLDYIESLIKRLDQPAQRTNRLHVIPLQYADAKETAELISSLLVNETNSSSGTQKKAPIVKPDVSMNRLVISSEPDVMVELRPIIQALDIPRAQVLIEAIIVEITMDGTDAFGFQWIIGDRENSSTPAAGTNFSNAGQTISSLVNSDSDNITLAPGITAGFGQTDNNGFNILGILQAIESNSNANLLSTPKIMTLDNKTSKILVGETRPFQTGAYADSSSNAFVTTKRHDIGLTLEVTPHINAGDEVKMDVTQIVEAASPEKSDLGVITTKREVTTTVIAGDQQTIVLGGLMKDNVTEIKQKVPVFGDLPFFGPLFRSTSTEKSKQNLLVFIKPTILRNKQHVNALSKETIQEFRSIELGLPTGLARPATLNSFYDE; encoded by the coding sequence ATGCGAATTCTCTATTTTCTCAAGATATTGCTCACATTTGTCTGTATCTTTGGTTCTTATTTTGTGTTTGCGCAAACTTGGAAGATTAATCTAAAGCAGGCAGACATTAGTACTTTCTTAAATCAGGTTGCAGAAATAACAGGCAAGAACTTTATCCTTGACCCCAGAGTCAAAGGTAAAATCACCGTAATTGCCAATACTGAACTTGATAAAGAAGGTGTTCTACAGCTGATGTTTTCAGTGTTGAATGTGCATAAGTATGCAGCCTTGGAAACTTCCAATGGCATAAAAATTGTGCCGCAAGACAGTAGCAAACAAAGCGGATTGATGTTTGATGAGTCAGGAGATGCTCTTAGTGGTTTAATAGTCACCCGAGTGCTTCCTTTAAAAGGTGCATCCGCCATTGAACTGGTTCCCATTCTTCGTCCTTTAGTGCCACCATACGGTCATTTAGCAGCAATCGGAACGATCAACGCGCTGGTTGTCAGTGATCATGCGGATAATATTCGGCAGTTAGAACGTTTGATTGAACGCTTAGACAGTACTTCTGAAGGAGAAATTCGTATTGTTTCATTGACCCATGCATGGGCTGGCGATCTTTTAAACCTTTTAAATAATTTGTCCGGTTCAAAAGAGACCAGTAGTCGCAATGATGTCAATGGTTCAACGACAAAGTTAATTGCAGATGAGCGTACCAATAGGATCATTCTAAAAGGGCAAACAAGTAGCCTGGACTATATTGAAAGTTTAATAAAACGCTTAGATCAGCCAGCTCAACGCACTAATCGATTGCATGTGATTCCTTTACAATATGCAGATGCGAAGGAAACAGCGGAGCTGATTTCCAGTTTACTAGTCAATGAGACCAATTCGAGTTCAGGCACTCAAAAAAAAGCCCCTATAGTGAAGCCTGATGTCAGTATGAATCGTCTCGTGATTAGTTCTGAGCCTGATGTTATGGTGGAGTTACGTCCCATCATTCAAGCCTTGGATATTCCACGTGCACAAGTGCTTATTGAAGCTATTATTGTGGAGATTACTATGGATGGTACGGATGCGTTTGGCTTTCAATGGATTATAGGTGATAGGGAAAATTCATCCACTCCTGCGGCGGGCACCAACTTTTCCAATGCGGGACAAACCATTTCCAGCTTAGTGAATTCCGACTCTGACAATATCACCCTAGCACCTGGTATAACGGCCGGGTTTGGTCAAACAGATAATAACGGCTTTAATATTTTAGGGATATTGCAAGCCATAGAAAGTAACTCTAATGCCAATTTATTGTCTACCCCTAAAATTATGACCTTAGACAATAAAACCTCCAAGATTTTGGTAGGTGAGACGCGCCCATTTCAAACGGGTGCTTATGCAGATTCTTCGAGTAACGCTTTTGTCACCACAAAGCGACATGATATAGGCTTAACATTGGAAGTTACGCCTCACATTAATGCTGGAGATGAAGTGAAAATGGATGTCACACAAATCGTCGAAGCTGCCTCTCCTGAAAAAAGTGACCTAGGAGTGATCACCACCAAACGAGAGGTCACAACAACAGTGATTGCAGGAGATCAACAAACCATAGTGCTTGGTGGATTGATGAAAGATAACGTTACTGAAATCAAACAAAAAGTGCCCGTATTTGGGGATTTGCCCTTTTTTGGCCCTTTGTTCAGAAGTACCTCAACTGAAAAATCAAAACAAAACCTTCTGGTGTTTATTAAGCCAACTATTTTACGTAATAAACAACACGTCAATGCGCTATCAAAAGAAACCATTCAAGAGTTTCGTTCTATTGAGTTAGGTCTACCAACTGGCTTGGCTCGCCCTGCGACCCTAAACTCTTTCTATGATGAGTAA
- a CDS encoding type II secretion system protein N, producing MSNMSIKTWSAFIVLCLSAALVYGGMTSRQQMKDAFSVLTHVFEVSPVVLPEIPIPEYREQALLPSLSGKLFGATPQQVKKVTKQVKKQVKKQVIPTGLNLTLNGTFPSSQPSQAMAAITIDRNEETLFRVGDTVLNDMKLVEVYSDHVILEGLKTKEELRFTSDNPDVLALFIATQNGPQLSDEVIPSQQKNNFSKVRLEEYAAAFRATPQDILKKMGLSEMSRAYQVEDESPLTFAGFQSGDQIVSINGQPIKALLMNSNAMLAVISLGKARVDVVRAQKRVSLRYTFE from the coding sequence ATGTCAAATATGAGTATAAAAACATGGAGTGCTTTTATTGTCTTGTGTTTAAGTGCTGCCCTCGTCTATGGCGGCATGACTTCACGTCAACAAATGAAAGACGCATTTTCAGTGCTTACTCATGTATTTGAGGTTTCTCCTGTTGTTCTTCCTGAAATACCTATACCAGAGTACAGAGAACAGGCGTTGCTTCCATCTCTCTCGGGAAAACTTTTTGGGGCGACTCCACAGCAGGTGAAAAAGGTAACGAAGCAAGTCAAAAAACAAGTCAAAAAACAAGTTATCCCGACAGGGTTAAACTTGACACTTAATGGTACCTTTCCTTCTTCGCAACCGAGTCAAGCCATGGCTGCTATTACGATTGACAGAAATGAAGAAACTCTCTTTAGAGTTGGCGATACTGTGCTGAATGATATGAAGTTAGTCGAAGTATATAGTGATCATGTCATTTTAGAAGGGTTGAAAACAAAAGAAGAGTTGCGTTTTACGAGTGATAACCCTGATGTTTTAGCATTGTTTATAGCAACCCAGAATGGCCCACAATTATCCGATGAAGTCATTCCTTCTCAACAAAAAAATAACTTTAGTAAAGTAAGGTTAGAAGAGTATGCTGCGGCTTTTAGAGCGACACCGCAGGATATATTAAAGAAAATGGGCTTGTCTGAGATGTCGAGAGCCTATCAAGTGGAAGATGAAAGTCCTCTGACTTTTGCGGGCTTCCAATCAGGAGATCAAATTGTGTCTATAAATGGACAGCCGATTAAAGCATTATTAATGAATAGCAACGCTATGTTAGCTGTTATTTCACTTGGAAAGGCACGAGTGGATGTGGTGAGAGCGCAAAAACGTGTTTCACTCAGATACACTTTTGAATAA
- a CDS encoding mechanosensitive ion channel domain-containing protein yields the protein MNDIQELFDQSVEWAPWLIDSAINLAVGLVIFFVGKFIAAKIANWCENRLLKSSVDQAVAGFASSILYALMFAGVVLMVLGQIGVETTSFIAILGAAGLAVGLALQGSLSNFASGVLIILLRPFRSGDFVDAGGQMGTVNRIELFHTHLKTPDNRVIIVPNSSIMNGSIVNFSREPTRRLDLVIGISYDADIRLSKQIMEDIVNADERILKDPACVIAVAELADSSVNFNLRPWVASADYWDVRADLLEQIKYAFDEKGVGIPYPQMDVHLFKSES from the coding sequence ATGAACGACATTCAGGAGTTATTTGATCAGAGTGTTGAGTGGGCGCCTTGGTTGATCGATAGTGCGATCAATCTGGCTGTTGGACTGGTCATATTTTTTGTTGGTAAATTCATTGCCGCAAAGATAGCGAATTGGTGTGAAAATCGTTTGTTGAAATCGTCGGTTGATCAAGCGGTTGCGGGATTTGCATCGAGTATTTTATATGCCCTAATGTTTGCCGGTGTAGTGCTCATGGTACTGGGGCAAATTGGTGTTGAAACCACCTCTTTCATTGCCATTTTGGGTGCGGCAGGCCTGGCTGTGGGGCTGGCGTTACAAGGTTCTTTGTCGAATTTCGCGTCTGGTGTGTTGATTATTTTATTGCGTCCTTTCCGTTCAGGCGATTTTGTCGATGCTGGGGGGCAGATGGGTACGGTAAATCGCATCGAGCTCTTTCACACCCACCTAAAAACTCCGGATAATCGTGTGATTATTGTGCCGAACTCATCCATTATGAACGGATCCATTGTTAACTTTTCACGCGAGCCTACTCGTCGCTTAGACTTGGTGATTGGTATCAGCTACGACGCGGATATTCGTTTGTCTAAGCAAATCATGGAAGATATTGTGAACGCAGATGAGCGTATTCTGAAAGACCCTGCTTGTGTGATTGCCGTTGCAGAATTGGCAGACAGTTCCGTGAATTTTAACTTGCGCCCTTGGGTAGCGTCTGCTGACTATTGGGATGTAAGGGCTGATCTGTTAGAGCAGATAAAATACGCCTTTGATGAAAAGGGCGTGGGTATTCCTTACCCACAGATGGATGTTCACCTGTTTAAATCTGAGTCCTAG
- a CDS encoding DUF2489 domain-containing protein, with the protein MSLTVFFGVLLVSLVVMAISIWFIRQQLKANKQREERIKAGEARYQEERQKAIDSIQVLLKVAGTDEVSWVETCIRVKHLLDRLSMDLSSHDAISVIYDITAKTEHIPTHDQWRTLPKQAKRNFQKEMETYEKDYADALQQAKASLLAYDFSE; encoded by the coding sequence ATGTCGTTGACGGTATTTTTTGGGGTCTTGTTGGTATCTTTGGTGGTGATGGCGATTTCAATCTGGTTTATTCGCCAACAGTTGAAGGCCAATAAGCAGCGTGAGGAAAGAATCAAAGCAGGCGAGGCGCGTTATCAAGAAGAGCGTCAAAAAGCCATCGACAGTATTCAGGTATTGCTAAAAGTGGCGGGCACGGATGAAGTGAGTTGGGTAGAGACCTGTATTCGAGTCAAGCATTTGCTGGACAGATTGAGTATGGATTTATCATCACATGATGCTATCTCGGTGATTTACGATATCACCGCGAAAACAGAACACATTCCGACTCACGATCAATGGCGTACCTTGCCAAAACAGGCGAAGCGTAATTTTCAGAAAGAAATGGAAACCTATGAAAAAGATTATGCTGATGCCTTGCAGCAAGCCAAAGCTTCCTTGTTGGCCTATGACTTTTCCGAATGA
- a CDS encoding inositol monophosphatase family protein, which translates to MSSKYHDWLAFAKKIAIQAGSMILEARQTASFERDYKLHHELVTSTDVAVDAYLCAQIQTRYPQHTILSEETFPDVSFDSLAEEQVVWVIDPIDGTVNFAHGHKHVAVSIGLFIGSQRILGVVHAPFLQETYYAVKNGGAFCNEQPIQVSHALQLRNALVATGFPYQKDALPELIERLSRVLAVCQDVRRNGSAALDLCWVAAGRLDAYYESVKPWDMAAGALIAEEAGARVGHFLPMLDHWPEVISGEALLVATPELYESLLATL; encoded by the coding sequence ATGTCCTCGAAATATCACGATTGGTTGGCTTTTGCTAAAAAAATAGCGATACAAGCTGGCAGTATGATTTTAGAGGCACGACAAACAGCCAGTTTTGAGCGTGATTATAAATTACATCATGAGCTGGTGACTTCCACCGATGTGGCAGTTGATGCTTATTTGTGCGCGCAAATACAAACTCGTTATCCGCAGCATACCATATTGTCGGAAGAAACCTTTCCGGATGTATCGTTTGATTCTCTGGCAGAAGAGCAAGTGGTTTGGGTGATCGACCCTATTGATGGCACGGTAAACTTTGCTCATGGGCACAAGCATGTGGCAGTGTCCATTGGTCTGTTTATTGGTTCACAGCGTATATTAGGCGTGGTGCATGCGCCCTTTCTGCAAGAAACCTATTATGCGGTCAAAAATGGTGGTGCCTTTTGTAATGAGCAACCAATCCAGGTTTCTCATGCTTTGCAGTTACGCAATGCTCTAGTGGCGACGGGCTTTCCATATCAAAAAGATGCTTTGCCTGAATTGATTGAGCGTTTGTCTCGGGTATTAGCTGTTTGTCAGGATGTGCGTCGCAACGGTTCGGCGGCACTGGACTTATGTTGGGTTGCGGCTGGTCGATTGGATGCCTATTACGAAAGTGTGAAGCCTTGGGATATGGCGGCAGGCGCGTTAATCGCAGAAGAGGCTGGAGCCAGAGTTGGGCATTTTTTACCAATGCTTGACCACTGGCCAGAAGTTATCAGTGGTGAAGCCTTATTGGTGGCTACACCAGAATTATATGAGTCTTTGCTGGCCACATTGTAG
- a CDS encoding dienelactone hydrolase family protein has product MSDLLPLVEVETGANPDAAIIWLHGLGADGHDFEALVPALTLKQGLQVRFVFPHAPHRPVTINGGMEMRAWYDILEMTLERKVDMENIHESAQQIEDLIEDQISKGIATDRIVLAGFSQGGVIAYQVALHTPHKLAGVMALSTYLVNHENITSAQFCPNGKTPILIHHGSQDPIVAPSLGVQAEQLLSAKGYEVRYQSYPMPHAVCPEQVTDISAWLNERLA; this is encoded by the coding sequence ATGTCTGATTTGTTACCCCTAGTAGAGGTAGAAACTGGCGCGAATCCGGATGCAGCCATTATCTGGTTGCATGGTTTGGGTGCAGATGGCCATGATTTTGAAGCTTTGGTACCTGCCTTAACCTTAAAGCAAGGTTTGCAGGTGCGTTTTGTGTTTCCCCATGCACCACACCGTCCTGTCACTATTAATGGTGGAATGGAAATGCGTGCTTGGTATGACATTTTGGAAATGACTTTAGAGCGCAAAGTCGATATGGAAAATATCCACGAGTCGGCTCAACAAATTGAAGACTTGATTGAAGATCAGATCAGCAAAGGTATTGCAACAGATCGAATTGTTTTGGCGGGCTTTTCCCAAGGTGGCGTCATTGCTTATCAGGTTGCTTTGCATACGCCACATAAACTTGCAGGTGTTATGGCCCTATCAACTTATCTAGTGAATCATGAAAATATTACCTCAGCACAGTTTTGTCCAAACGGCAAAACGCCGATTCTTATCCATCACGGTAGTCAAGATCCGATTGTCGCACCAAGTTTAGGAGTGCAGGCGGAACAATTACTCTCAGCCAAGGGGTATGAGGTAAGGTATCAAAGTTACCCTATGCCGCATGCAGTTTGTCCTGAACAAGTGACAGATATTTCAGCTTGGCTCAATGAGCGTTTAGCTTAA